The following proteins are encoded in a genomic region of Saccharopolyspora antimicrobica:
- a CDS encoding ATP-binding protein encodes MTEENAASPSDAVRAVLARLDEHVEGVEPDTALPCPDALEALASCFGLSTFEREVLLLCAAMEMDATTAGRCAAASGSSRAFPTFSLALAALTDPHWSALAPVSPLRRWRLVELDEESGLTTGRLRIDERILHFLLGAPYLDVRLHGLLRRPPAPESLPPSYEAAAERVAMSWADGRSDAPLRVELVGGDERTRSDIVTAAAAGCDLALYAMDGTDVPTDPAERDQLARLWQREAVLLPAALLVEVGEPDREQASAVEAFLESTAVPLVIASAEPRPSTRSRAERVLVPALDNDEQLQLWREAFAEVPDVSDADIANLVSQFSLPPHVVSSAAAAVRRDASGDDAVGLAWQAGLHEARMGLDELGRRIEPEAGWGDLVLPERQMRVLREIVAHVRQRATVHHEWGFSSTLRRGLGVTALFAGGSGTGKTLAAEVMARELGLDLFIIDLSQVVSKYIGETEKNLRKVFDAAERGGALLLFDEADALFGKRSEVKDSHDRYANLEVSYLLMRMEAYRGLAILTTNMKKALDTAFLRRIRFVVDFPFPSERERAEIWRRVVPEQAPVKDLEPALLAQLTVAGGSIRNIALSGAFLAAEEGEQLQMRHMLAAAHTEYLKLERSLTPSEVQGWV; translated from the coding sequence ATGACCGAGGAGAACGCCGCATCGCCCTCGGATGCCGTGCGCGCCGTGCTCGCACGTCTGGACGAGCACGTCGAGGGTGTCGAGCCCGACACCGCGCTCCCGTGCCCCGACGCGCTCGAAGCACTGGCCTCCTGCTTCGGGCTCAGCACGTTCGAGCGCGAGGTGCTGCTGCTGTGCGCGGCGATGGAGATGGACGCCACCACCGCCGGCCGGTGCGCGGCGGCCAGCGGATCTTCGCGCGCGTTCCCGACGTTCTCGCTCGCCCTCGCCGCGCTGACCGACCCGCACTGGAGCGCGCTTGCCCCGGTCTCTCCGCTGCGCCGCTGGCGGCTGGTCGAGCTCGACGAGGAGTCCGGGCTGACCACCGGCAGGTTGCGCATCGACGAGCGCATCCTGCACTTCCTGCTCGGCGCGCCCTACCTGGACGTCAGGCTGCACGGGCTGCTGCGGCGGCCACCGGCGCCGGAATCCCTGCCGCCGTCCTACGAAGCAGCAGCCGAGCGCGTGGCCATGAGCTGGGCCGACGGCCGTTCGGACGCACCGCTGCGGGTGGAGCTGGTCGGCGGCGACGAGCGAACTCGCAGCGACATCGTCACCGCGGCCGCCGCCGGCTGCGATCTGGCCCTGTACGCGATGGATGGAACGGACGTGCCGACCGATCCGGCCGAGCGCGATCAGCTGGCCCGGTTGTGGCAGCGCGAAGCGGTGCTGCTGCCCGCCGCGCTGCTGGTGGAGGTCGGCGAACCGGACCGGGAGCAGGCCTCGGCGGTCGAGGCGTTCCTGGAGTCGACCGCGGTCCCGCTGGTCATCGCCAGTGCCGAGCCGCGTCCGAGCACCCGTTCCCGGGCCGAGCGGGTGCTGGTTCCGGCGCTGGACAACGACGAGCAGCTGCAGCTGTGGCGGGAGGCCTTCGCCGAGGTGCCGGACGTGTCCGATGCCGACATCGCCAACCTCGTCTCCCAGTTCTCGCTGCCGCCGCACGTGGTCTCCTCCGCCGCTGCCGCCGTGCGCCGGGACGCCTCCGGTGACGACGCGGTCGGGCTGGCGTGGCAGGCGGGGCTCCACGAGGCGCGGATGGGGCTCGACGAGCTGGGCAGGAGGATCGAACCCGAGGCGGGCTGGGGCGACCTGGTGCTGCCGGAGCGGCAGATGCGGGTGCTGCGGGAGATCGTCGCGCACGTCCGGCAGCGGGCCACCGTGCACCACGAGTGGGGTTTCTCCAGCACGTTGCGCCGGGGGCTCGGCGTCACCGCCCTGTTCGCCGGCGGTTCCGGCACCGGCAAGACGCTCGCGGCCGAGGTGATGGCCCGCGAGCTGGGCCTGGACCTGTTCATCATCGATCTGTCGCAGGTGGTCAGCAAGTACATCGGCGAGACCGAGAAGAACCTGCGCAAGGTCTTCGACGCCGCCGAGCGCGGTGGCGCGCTGCTGCTGTTCGACGAGGCCGACGCGCTGTTCGGCAAGCGCAGCGAGGTCAAGGACAGCCACGACCGCTACGCCAACCTGGAGGTCAGCTACCTGCTGATGCGCATGGAGGCCTACCGGGGCCTGGCGATCCTGACCACCAACATGAAGAAGGCGCTGGACACGGCGTTCCTGCGCCGCATCCGGTTCGTGGTGGACTTCCCGTTCCCGAGCGAGCGGGAGCGCGCCGAGATCTGGCGGCGGGTGGTGCCGGAGCAGGCGCCGGTCAAGGACCTCGAACCGGCGCTGCTGGCGCAGCTGACCGTGGCGGGCGGCTCGATACGCAACATCGCGCTGTCCGGTGCTTTCCTGGCCGCCGAGGAGGGCGAGCAGCTGCAGATGCGGCACATGCTCGCCGCCGCGCACACCGAGTACCTCAAGCTGGAGCGTTCCCTGACGCCTTCGGAGGTGCAGGGATGGGTGTGA
- a CDS encoding DUF4255 domain-containing protein codes for MSNGLAIATVTQALALLIENNLRPEIDMAVSVETRKPPADPPTDPTITVFLYQVAPNPSMRNTDLPSRAPNGRLWARPTAALDLNYLISAYGEETELVGQRLIGCVVRTLQEIPVLPAELIEQAAEKPHLVGSDLAESAQKVRFTPIQMDVDETSKLWGMLHQTPYTVSVTYQGSLVFIEGREEPEPVKPVEQLNTTVEVIPPDDPAPEPGSGESVPATEDGGQGGSG; via the coding sequence GTGAGCAACGGGCTTGCCATCGCGACTGTTACGCAGGCTCTCGCGCTGCTGATCGAGAACAACCTGCGGCCCGAGATCGACATGGCGGTCTCCGTGGAGACGCGCAAGCCGCCGGCCGACCCGCCGACCGATCCGACCATCACCGTCTTCCTGTACCAGGTCGCGCCGAACCCGTCGATGCGCAACACCGATCTGCCGAGCCGGGCGCCGAACGGCAGGTTGTGGGCCCGGCCGACCGCCGCGCTGGACCTCAACTACCTGATCAGCGCTTACGGCGAGGAGACCGAGCTGGTCGGGCAGCGGCTGATCGGCTGCGTGGTGCGCACGCTGCAGGAGATCCCGGTGCTGCCCGCCGAGCTCATCGAGCAGGCCGCCGAGAAGCCCCACCTGGTCGGCAGCGACCTGGCCGAGTCGGCGCAGAAGGTGCGGTTCACGCCGATCCAGATGGACGTCGACGAGACCTCGAAGCTCTGGGGGATGCTGCACCAGACGCCCTACACCGTGTCGGTGACCTACCAGGGTTCGCTGGTGTTCATCGAGGGCCGCGAGGAACCGGAGCCCGTCAAGCCGGTCGAGCAGCTCAACACCACGGTCGAAGTCATCCCGCCGGACGATCCCGCGCCAGAACCCGGTTCCGGCGAATCGGTCCCCGCCACTGAGGACGGTGGGCAAGGAGGTTCGGGATGA